One Bosea sp. 124 genomic window, ATGCGAGGGCTGACGTCATGCAGCGAACTCCGGCTTTGGCTGGTCAACAGCCTTAGCCCGCGTTCACGCGCGGTGGCGTCACGTCTGCTTCACGTTTCCGCGCCGACGAAGTGATCGGCACGGACAACGAGCCCGTCGCACTCTACCGGATCATCCCCATCGTACGCGGCAGCCAGAGCGTCAGCTCGGGGATGAAGGTGATCGCAAACAGCGCCGCGAAGAGCGGGATCAGCCAGGGCAGGATCGCCATGGTCGTCCGCTCCACGGAGAGCTTGGCGACGCGCGAGAGCACGAAGAGCACCATGCCGAGCGGCGGATGGAGCAGGCCGATCATCAGGTTCAGCGTCATGATCAGGCCGAAATGGATCGGGTCGACGCCGAGCTTGAGCGCGATCGGCAGCAGGATCGGCACCACGATGGTGATCGCGGCGATGGTGTCGAGGAAGCAGCCGATGAACAGCAGCAGCAGGTTCACCAGGATCAGGAAGACCCATTTGTTCTGGGTCAGGCTCAGGATCGCGTCGGACATGATCTGCGCGGTGTTCGAGACCGTCAGCAACCAGGCGAAGATCGAGGCCGCCGTGACGATAAAGAGCACGGAGGCCGTGGTCTCGATCGTGTCGAAAGTCGCCTTGGTCAGCGTCCGCAGCGTCATCGAGCGATAACGCACGAGGCCGAGGAAGAGCGACCAGATCACCGCCGCAGCCGCTGCCTCGGTCGGCGTGAACCAGCCCATCGTCATGCCGCCGATCAGGATGACCGGAGTCATCAGCGCCATCACAGCCGAGAAGTCGAAATAATAGTCGACGGCCAGCAAGCCGGCGAGAGCGAGCCCGATCGCGAGATTATCCGACAATCCGGCCCATTTCAGGAGATAGGCGACCAGCGGGAACGCGAGCACGACCACCACCTCGATGCCGGCGGTGCCGATCTCCTTGAGCGAGAATTTGGAGTCCGCGCCCCAGTTGTAGATGCGCGCGAAGATCGCGACGGTGGCCATCATGAACAGCGTCATGACCACGCCCGGGATGACGCCACCGAGGAAGAGCGCGCCGATCGAGGTGTTCGACATCATGCCGTAGATGACGAAGGGCAGAGAAGGCGGGATGATCGGCCCCAGCGTGGCCGAGGCCGCCGTGACGCCGACCGCGACCTCGGCCGAATAGCCGTGATCCTTCATCGCCTTGATCTCGATCGTACCGATGCCGGCGGCATCGGCGATGGCGGTGCCGGACATGCCGGAGAAGATCACCGAGCCGATGATGTTGACCTGGGCCAGGCCGCCGCGCATCCAGCCGACCAGCGCGACCGCAAAGGCGTAGATGCGGCCAGTGACGCCGGCGATGTTCATCAGGTTGCCGGCGAGGATGAAGAAGGGCACGGCGAGCAGCGGGAAGCTCTCGACGCCGGCGATCATGCGCTGCGCCAGGATGACGTCGGGCACCGAGCCGGAAACGAGGATGAAGGCGAGCGAGGCGACCGCCATGGCAATCGCCACCGGCACGCCGAGGATCATCAGGCCAAGAAAGGAACCGAGCAGGATTAGCATGTTGGTCTCAGGCCTCCGAGCCGTCGAAAGCTTCCGGCTTCTCCAGCACGGAATAGCCGCGCTGCCAGTTCTGCCAGGCGACGTGCAGGGCGCGGAGCGTCATCAGCGCGAAGGCGAGAACGACCGCGTTGAAGACGAAGGATTTCGGGAAATCGACCGTCGTCATCATCTCGTCGGGGATGAGCGACGCGTATTTGTACATCAGCCAGGTGCCGTAGGCGAAGAAGCCGATGCGAACGACATCGACGAAGGTCGCCATGATGCGGCCGAGCCCCGGCGACATGTAGCGATAGAGGAAATCGACCTGGATGTGGCGCGAGGCACGCACGCAGAGCGACGCGCCAAGGAAGACCACGATGACCAGCGCATAGATCGCAATCTCCTCCGTCCAGGCGAAGGAATTGTTCAAAACGTAGCGGGTGAAGAACTGCAGGATAACGCAGCCGACCATGACCCAGAAGGCCGTCAGCGTGATCCAGTCCTCGACGCCGTAGACGCCGAGATCGGCCGGCGGTGGCGCTTCGTCGAAGACATGGGCGAGTTCTTCGCTCGTCACCTTCGTATGGATTTCCGGCGTCGTGTCAGTGGCCACGGCAGACCTCGCTGATATCGGCCGCAGCAGGGCCGTGGGCTCGGGAGACCCGGCGGCGAGACGCCGCCGGGCTGTTCGATAGGGCTTACTTGATCGCCTGGATGCGATCCCAATCGGCCTTGCGATAGCCGAATTGCTCGAAGGTGACGTTCTTCTGGACGTTGGCGAGGAAGTCCGCCTTGTCGACCTCGGTCACGGTCAAGCCCTTGTCCTTGAAGAACTGGACCAGCTTGACCTCGTCGGCCTGGATCTTCTTGGTGGCGCGGGCGGAAGCCTCCTGCGCGACCTCGGTGAAGATCTTGCGGTCCTCGGGCGAGAGCTTGTCCCAGAGCTGCTTGGCGACGACCGTGTTGAGATGGTCGACGATGTGGCCGGTCAGAACGATGTGCTTCTGGACCTCGTAGAACTTCTTGGCCTCGATCGTGGTCAGCGGGTTCTCCTGCGCCTCGACGGTGCCGTTCTGGAGCGCGAGATAAACCTCGGCGAAGGCGATCGGGGCGGTGTTGGCGCCGCAGGCGCGCGGCATGGCGAGATAGGCCGGCACGTCGGGCACGCGGATCTTGAGGCCCTTCATGTCGGCGCAGCTCTTGATCGGCTTGTTCGAAGTGGTGTGGCGGGTGCCGTAATAGGTCACCGAGACGATCTGGTGGCCGCTCTTCTCCTGGTAGCCCTTGGCCATGTCGGTGAAGACGTCGCTCTTGGTGTAGGCGAGCAGATGGTCGGGTCCGCGGAAGGTGAAGGGGTAATAGGTCACCCCGATCGGCGGGAAGGCGCGCGCAGCGAAGCTCGACCCCGAGATGATGATGTCGACGGTGCCGAGCGTCAGGCCCTGGTTGATGTCGGTTTCCTTGCCGAGCTGCGAGGCCGGATAGACCGTGATCTCGTACTTGCCATTGGTGCGCTTCTTGAACTCGTCGGCCGCCCAGACCGATTCCGTGTGGAACGGCTCGGAGGTCTCGTAGACATGCGCCCATTTCAGCTTGGTCTGTGCCTGCGCCGGCGCGCCGGCGACGATCAGGCTCGCGGCGACCGCCGCCATCGTCAGATAGGTCTTCATCGCTCTCGTCCCTCCCATGGGATTGGTCTTGTTGCTGTATTTTCCGCCAGTTTTCAGGTCAGTCTTCTTCTTGCGTCAGTTCTTTCGGGCAAGGCGGGTCACGACGCTCTCCCGCCCGCCTCCGCGCCGGCCGGGCCTCGCATGGAGAGGCCCTTCGCCGAAGCTCTGTGAAAAGCGCTCCTGCGAGCGCTGCAGGTGACGGCGCATGGCCGCCTGCGCGCCATCGCTCTGTCCCGCCGCAATCGCGTCGCGAATCTCGTGGTGCTCGGCCACCGCCTCGCGCCAGGATTCGGCGTTCTCGAAATAGCTCGCGAGCTGGCGAAAATACGGGTTGATGCGCTGGTCGAACAGCATGCCGACGAAGCGCGCCAGCACCGCATTGCCGAGGGTCGAGGCGATGGCGACATGAAACGAACGGTCGAGCGCGACCAGTTCGTCGCTGGACAGACCGGGCAGCTCCATCCGGGCGAGGATGTCGTCGAGCGTCGCCACGTCATCCGGGCGTGCCGAGCTGCCGGCCTCGGCGCAGACCGCGCTCTCGACCAGTTCGCGCGCCTTCAGCACCTCGAAGGGCCCTTCCGGGGCCTCGTCGGCAACGGGAAGCAGGGTCGGCTGACCGGCGGGCCGGTCGACAACATAGACGCCGGAGCCCATGCGGATGCGCACGCGGCCCTCGACCTCGAGCGCGATCAGGGCTTCGCGGACGGAGGGGCGCGACACGCCGAGCTTTTCTGCCAGCTCGCGCTCGGGCGGCAGTCGGCCGCCGACCGGATACTCGCGCCGATCGATAAGATGGCGGAGCTGGTCGGCGATCTGGCGATACAGACGTGGCGACTCGACAGCCTCGAGCGGCACAGCTTGCTCCCGGTTTCCATCCCCCGGCTCCCGTGACCGGAAGCTCGCTTTGGCCATGTGGTCAGGCCAATTGAGGCAGAAACAAGCATCATCCCGGCAGGCTGTCAATCGGCCCGCAGGTTCGGCGCTCCGATGCGTCGTTCAGTGAGGGCTCGCCATCACCTCGGCGCGGATTTCCTCGACGAGGCGCTCCTTGAGCGCGACGAATTCCGGGGTCGTCTTGATGGTGTAAGGCCGCGGATGGGGCAGATCGACGGCGATGTCGGCCTTGATCCGGCCAGGCCGCGCGCTCATCACCACGACGCGCGAGCCGACGAAGATCGCCTCCTCGATATCGTGGGTGACGAAGAGCACGGTCTTCTGCTCGCGCTCCCAGATGCCGAGCAGCATCTCCTGCATCAGCGCGCGGGTCTGGTTGTCGAGGGCGCCGAAGGGCTCGTCGAGCAGCAGGATCTTG contains:
- a CDS encoding TRAP transporter large permease, with the translated sequence MLILLGSFLGLMILGVPVAIAMAVASLAFILVSGSVPDVILAQRMIAGVESFPLLAVPFFILAGNLMNIAGVTGRIYAFAVALVGWMRGGLAQVNIIGSVIFSGMSGTAIADAAGIGTIEIKAMKDHGYSAEVAVGVTAASATLGPIIPPSLPFVIYGMMSNTSIGALFLGGVIPGVVMTLFMMATVAIFARIYNWGADSKFSLKEIGTAGIEVVVVLAFPLVAYLLKWAGLSDNLAIGLALAGLLAVDYYFDFSAVMALMTPVILIGGMTMGWFTPTEAAAAAVIWSLFLGLVRYRSMTLRTLTKATFDTIETTASVLFIVTAASIFAWLLTVSNTAQIMSDAILSLTQNKWVFLILVNLLLLFIGCFLDTIAAITIVVPILLPIALKLGVDPIHFGLIMTLNLMIGLLHPPLGMVLFVLSRVAKLSVERTTMAILPWLIPLFAALFAITFIPELTLWLPRTMGMIR
- a CDS encoding TRAP transporter small permease, which produces MATDTTPEIHTKVTSEELAHVFDEAPPPADLGVYGVEDWITLTAFWVMVGCVILQFFTRYVLNNSFAWTEEIAIYALVIVVFLGASLCVRASRHIQVDFLYRYMSPGLGRIMATFVDVVRIGFFAYGTWLMYKYASLIPDEMMTTVDFPKSFVFNAVVLAFALMTLRALHVAWQNWQRGYSVLEKPEAFDGSEA
- a CDS encoding FadR/GntR family transcriptional regulator — protein: MPLEAVESPRLYRQIADQLRHLIDRREYPVGGRLPPERELAEKLGVSRPSVREALIALEVEGRVRIRMGSGVYVVDRPAGQPTLLPVADEAPEGPFEVLKARELVESAVCAEAGSSARPDDVATLDDILARMELPGLSSDELVALDRSFHVAIASTLGNAVLARFVGMLFDQRINPYFRQLASYFENAESWREAVAEHHEIRDAIAAGQSDGAQAAMRRHLQRSQERFSQSFGEGPLHARPGRRGGGRESVVTRLARKN